A window of Micromonospora sp. WMMC415 genomic DNA:
GGAAGGCCGCCTGGGCGGTGTCGAACTGCATCGGGTAGATGTTGCCCACACCCGGCTTGGAGTCGACGATGCCGAACTGCTGGTCCGGGTTGGCCTGCGCGATCTTCTTGGTGGCGTTCTCCATCAGTCCGCCGACGGCCAGGATGAAGTCGCAGTCCTGGTTGACGTACTGGGTCAGGTTGACCTCGTAGTCGGCCTCGGCCTTCGACGCGACGTACTTGATGTCGATGTTGTCGTTCTCGGCCTTGGCCTCCTGCAGGCCCTTCCAGGCCGAGGTGTTGAACGACTTGTCGTCGATGCCGCCGACGTCGGTCACCATGCAGGCGCTGTACTTCTTGCCGCCGTCACCGGCGCCGTTGTTCTCCTCCGGAGCCTCACCACACGCGGCGGCGGCCAGCACGAGGCCACCCACCGCGAAGACCGAGGCGATCCGCATCCCACGCACCGAGCGCAAGACGTCTCCTTCCATTGCTCACCGCTGCACGCGGTGGCAGCCCTTTGTCAACCGGCTTGCGCTGTGCCGCCGGCGTCCCACGTTACGGACGCAGAGCGTACGCCCACGCCCCTCCACCGGCCGACAATCGTGCACGACTGTTGAGCGCCTGTTACCCCTACGTAACCCGTGGGTGGGCCAAATCACGCTCAGTATCGGTAAGTGGGCGCTGGGGCGCGCGAACGTCCTGTTCCCGGATGGCTCTGCCTCTGTCGGACGTTACCGCCAGAAGACCGCCACCGCTGCGTTGACCAGGGTCAACCCGATGATCGCGAGGAAGTGGCCGCGGTTGACCACGTCCCGCTTGCGGGAGAAGAAGACCATGACAAAGATCAGCAGTGCGAGCACCAGTTTGGTAACAAGTTTCGCGGGTGCCGGCTCGTCCCCGTCGCGAAGCGGCGCGGAAAGGGCGATTCCGGTCAGCAGCATGGTCCACGCGCCCCAGAGCATGGGCTGATTGATCCGGATCCGGCCGGTCACGTACTGCACGATCGCACCGCCGAGCAGCAGCGCGAAGCCGATGAGGTGGATGTACCGGAGGATGAGTCGAAGAGCTTCCACGTCCCCATCCTCTCGCATCAACGACGTTTTGTAGTAGAGGGGGTCGGGCGCGTCGCGCGTCGCCACGCCGACGGGCGGGCACCCACCGGCGCCCGCCCGCCCCTGCCCGCGCGCGGCGCGTCAGCGCCCGGCGGCCACGGTCTCATCCGGCACGACAGCGGCGGCTCCGCCCGCCGAGGCACCGGCTGTCCCGGTGCGCGCGAGCGCCACCAGGGTGAGCCCGACCAGCGCGTACCCGGCCAGCACCGCGAGCGGTCGGCCCGCCGCCGCGCCGTCGTAGAAGGCCACCGAGCGCAGCAGCGTCCCGCCCGCGCCGACCGGCAACCACTGCCCCACCTCGCCCCACGGCTGGGGCAGCAGCTCCGGCGCGGCGCTGACCGCCGACAGCGGGTTGCCGACCAGGAACACCAGCACGGCCCCCAACGCCAGGCCGGGGCGGCCGAGCACGGCGCCGAGCCCGGCCACCGTCGCCGACGCCGCGAGCGCGAAGAGACCGATCGCCCCCGCCTCGGCGAGGCCGTCGCCGTCGATGACACCGAGCCAACCGTGCAGCACCCCGACGCCGACCGCGCCGGCGAGCACCCCGAAGAGAGCCAGGCCGGTCATCCGCGCGAGGCGGCCCGACACCAGCAGGACGACCAGCGCTCCGGCGAGCAGGCCGGTGAGGGCCAACGGGAGGAAACCCGCCGCGAACCCCGCGCCTCGTACGTCGTCGGGATCGCCGGGGACCACCTCGACCAGGGTCACGGGCCGGCCGGCGGCGACCTGGTCCGCCGCCTCGGTGAGCAGCAGGCCGACGGTCGGGCTCGCCGCCGGCGCGGTGTGCAGGGCGAGTCCGTCGGGCCGGACGACGAAGGCGGCGTAGACCTCCCGGTCCCGCAGGGCCCGGTCGGCGGCGGCCGCGTCGGGCAGGGTGGCGACCTCGAAGGCCCCGGGACGGGCGGCGGTGAGCCGCGCGGCGACCTGGTCGGCGACCGGCGCCGGCCCCGCGACGGCGATCGGCAGGTCCCGCGGTGCCAGGTTGGCGGCGGGAGCCGCGAACAGGGGTACGAGCAGCGCCTGCAGACCCACCAGGACAGCGGCGAGCAGCACGGCGAGCGACAGGGGTGACCGGACACGGGACGACATGGCTACTCCCAAAACGAACGCTCGTTCTTCTTTAGGCTCAGCGTGCTCCGGCCGCAGGCCGACTGTCAAGAACGAACGTTCGCTTTACGCTGTATCCCGTGCCACGTGTCTCGGAACAACACCTCGCCGCCCGTCGTCGTCAGATCGTCGACGCCGCCCGCCGCTGTTTCGTCCGGGACGGCTTCCACCGCACGACGATGCAGGACGTGATCGCCGAGGCGGGGCTGTCGGTCGGTGCGGTCTACCGCTACTTCCCGAGCAAGGCAGACCTCATCAACGCCATCGCGGAAGAGGCCGTCGGCGGCGTCGGGGAAATCCTCGCCGACCTGATCCGCCGCGACCCGCCGCCACCGCTGCTGGACGCCCTCGACCGCGCGCTGGAGTACGTCGAGACCCAGATGGGCGACGACGGCGTCGTGCGGATCGCGATCCAGGTCTGGGGTGAGGCCCAGCGGGAGCCGGCCCTGGCAGCCTTCGTGGCCCGGACGTACGACGGCATCCGGAGCAACTTCGAGACCCTCGCCCGGCGGGCGCAGCGCACCGGCGAGGTGCCACCGGACGCCGACCCGGAGGCGGTCGGGGCAGCCCTCTTCGCCCTGGTCCCCGGCTGGTTCCTCCAGTGCATCCTCACCGGCCGGCCGGACCGGGCGACCTATCTCGCCGGGGTACGCGCCCTCCTGCGCCCCGGCGGATGAGCGGTTCCCGGGGTGACGACGAAGGGCGGGCGTCGAACGACGCCCGCCCTTCGCGAATCCGGCCCCGCGTCAGCCCTTCGTGCCGCCCGCGGTCAGCCCCGACACCAGGTGGCGCTGGGCGAACATGAACACCAGGCCCGCCGGCACGGTCACCAGGACCGCCGCCGCCGTCAGGTACTCCCACTGCGGGTTGAACTGCGGCACGAACTGCTGGAGCCCGTACGCCAGGGTGAACTTGTTGTCGGTCTGGATGAAGGCCGACGCGTACATCACCTCGCCCCACGCGGTGAGGAAGGTGTAGAAGGCGGTGACCGCGATGGCCGGGCGGGCCAGCGGCAGCACCACCTTCCAGAAGATGGCGAACGGACCGCACCCGTCCAGCGCCGCCGCCTCGTCGAGCGATGTGGGGATGGAGTCGAAGTAGCCCTTCAGCATCCAGGCGCAGAACGGCACCGCGATGGTCAGGTACGCGATGATCAATGCCGGCAGGGTGTTGATCAGGCCGAGCCGCGCCATGATCGTGTAGATCGGCACGATCAGGATGGCCGCCGGGAACATCTGGGTGACCAGGAAGACCAGCATCAGCGAACGGCGGCCCGGGAAGTTGAACCGGGACACCGCATAGCCGGTGGTGGCCGAGAGGAAGATGCCGATGAGCATGGTGAACGCCGCCACGATCACCGAGTTCAACAGCCACTTCGGGAAGTTGGTGTCGAACAGCACGTAGCTGTAGTTGGCCAGGGTCGGTTCCTTGACCAGGGTCAGGTCGCTGCTCTGCACCGCATACCCGGGCTTGAAGGAGGACAGCAGCACCCAGGCGATCGGGCCGATCGCGATCAGCGACGCGAGGATCAGCGTGCCGTGCAGCAGCAGCGACTTCGCCGGGCTGCGCCGGGTGCGGCCGGGCCGCCCCGGGCTCCGAGTGTGGGCGGCCGCGGCGGGAGTCGCCGCCGCGGGAGTGGTCAGCTGGGTCATGTCACCACACCTCGCCTTGCTTGCGCAGCACCCGCCGGTAGAACACCGAGAAGACCAGCAGGATCGACAGGATCAGCACCCCGTACGTGGACGCGAGCGAGTAGTTGCGGATGCCCTCGAACGCCGCCCGGAAGGCGCCGGTCACCAGGATCTCGGTCTCGCCAGCCGGCTGCCCCTCGGTCACCAGGAAGATGATCGGGAACATGTTGAACGTCCAGATGGTGCCGAGCAGGATCACCGTCATGCTGACCGAGCGCAGGCCCGGCAGCGTGATGTTGCGGAACCGCTGCCACGGCGAGGCGCCGTCGATCTCGGCGGCCTCGTACAGCTCACCGGGAATGGTCTGCATGCCGCCCAACAGGGCGACCATCATGAACGGCACGCCGAGCCAGATGTTGGTGACGATCGCGGTGAACAGCGAGGTCCACTGGTTGGAGAACCAGTCCACGGGGTCGATGCCGAGCGAGGAGAGCACTGAGTTCGCCAGGCCGAAGCGCTCGTTGAAGATGAACTTCCAGGCGAACGCGCTCACGAACGCCGGGACCGCCCAGGGCAGCACCAGCAGCACCCGGTAGAGGCCGCGGCCCCACATCGGGCGGTTGAGCATCACGGCCAGGCCGAGGCCCAGACCGTAGTGGAACACAACGCATCCGACGGTCCAGATCAACGTGATGCCGGTCCACTGCCAGAACTGACCGACGTTGCCGCTCAGGACGTTGACGTAGTTGTCGAGGCCGACGAACTCCCACTTGTTGGGGTTGTCCTTGCATACCTCGCTGCCGGTGATCGACCTGGTGCAGATCTCCGCCACCTGGTTGGCCTCGGTGAGGTTGGTGAGGGAGAGCCAGACCCCGCGGAAGAGCGGGTAGAAGATCAGAACCGCCAGGACGATGACCACGGGCAGGACCATGGCCCAGGCGTACCAGTGCTTGTCCCAGCTGCGCCGCAGCCGGGACGGTGGTGCGGAGCGGCGGCCGGACGGCGCGGACGCTGGCGCCGGCTCGGCTGTCACAGTGCGCATATCAGCTGTGCTCCAGGGGAGTGAGCCGGCAGGGCCGGCGACCGGGGACGGTCGCGCGGCCCTGCCGGGTGCCGAAGTGGTCGCCGGCCGCTGCCAGCGCCGACGGTCGGATCAGAGACCGTACGAGGTGACGACCTCTGCCTTGTACTTCTTGGCGACGGTGTCGAGCGCGGCCTTCGGGTCCTTGTTCTGGATCAGGACCTCGGTGGCCATCTGGTCCAGCGGGCCGAAGAACTGGCCGGCCTCGGGGATCCACGGACGGCCGATGGCGGCCTCGACGGCCGGCTGGTACGCGGCCACGATCGGGTTGTTCTTCACCGCGTCGAGGTTGTACGCCGACTTGCGGGTCGGCAGCAGGCCGAGCTTCTCGGAGAGGAAGGCCTGCGACTCGGCGGAGCTCATGAACTTCACGAAGGCGACGGCCGCGTCGACCTTCTCCTGCGGCATGCCGGACCAGATCGTGTAGTTGTGGCCGCCGACCGGGCCGCCGGCCTTGGCCGAGCCACCCGGAACCGGGGCGATGCCCAGGTTCTCCAGGCCACCGAAGGTCGGCGCCGACTTGACGTTGTTGACCTCCCACGGGCCGTTGATGATCATGGCGACCTTCTTCTCCTTGAAGAGGGTCATCATGGTGCCGTAGGAGTCGTTGGCGGACGGCTTGGCGGCCGCGCCGCTGTCGATGAGGTCCTTGGCGATCTTCAGCCCGGCGACGTTCTGGTCCGAGCTGACGGTGATCTTCTTGGACTGGACGTCGACCAGGTCGCCGCCCTCGCCGTACATGAACGGCAGCATGAAGTAGCCGGCCGGGTTGACGTAGAGGCCCTCGGCGTCGGTCTTCTGCTTGATGGTCTGGGCAGCGGTCTTCAGCTCGGCCCAGGTCTTCGGCGGGGTGGAGATGCCGGCCTTGGTCAGCAGCTCCTTGTTGTACATGAGCGACAGCGTGTCGGTCACCTGCGGGACGCCGTACGTCTTGCCGTCGTACTTGTTCGACGCGAGCGGGGTCTCCAGGAAGTCCGACTCGTCGGCGAGCAGCTCGGAGCCGTCCAGAGCGTAGAGGTGACCGAGGGAGGCGAACTCCGGCACCCAGGCCACCTCGGCCCGGAGGATGTCCGGCGCGCCCGTCTTGGCCTGCGCGGCGGTCTTGAACTTGTTCTGGGCCTCACCGAACGGGACCGACTGGTAGTTGATCTTGACGTTCGGGTAGGTCTGGTTGAACTTGGCGATCAGCTCCTGGAACGCCGGACCCTCGTTCTTCGGGTCGGACGTGTCCCACCAGGTCAGTTCGGCCTTGAGGGCTGCGGGATCCGCCTTCGGCTGCTCCTCCGTCTTCTTGTCCTCCCCGCCGCAGGCGGCGAGGGCGAGAGCAAGGGTGGTGGAGGCGAGAACGGCGATCCCCTTGGCTGTGCGACGCATGTTCGCTCCTAGATTGCCTGCCGGGTATCGGCGGGACAGTAGCAAGAAGTTTCCGGATTAGAAACCCCTTGCGAACGCCCTTGCAACAACCGATCCCGTCTTGTCATCTGACGATCCCTCGGTTGGGGCCTTTGGGACAAACCAACAGCGGCCGAAGGTGTCCCAGATCCCATCTCGGTGACCGTCGCAGGACCCTGCGTCACCTGCGCGTTCCCCTCGGCACCCGACGGGGCTCCCGCGGTGGCGCTGCCGCGCCGGGCGACGGCAGCGGGCGGAAGATCGTCACTGCTCGAACCTGCAAGAACTTGCGGGCCACTGCGCAAGAACCACTCAGTGAGCTACAGTGCCGCCATGCGCGCTCGACTGTCCGACATCGCCCAGCAGGCCGAAGTCAGCGAGGCCACGGTGTCGCGGGTGCTCAACGACCGCCCCGGGGTGGCCCCCGAGACCCGGCAGGCCGTCCTGACCGCCCTCGACGTCCTCGGCTACGAGCGCCCGGCCCGGCTGCGCAAGCGCAGCGCCGGCCTGGTCGGCCTGGTCGTCCCGGAGCTCGACAACCCGATCTTCCCGGCCTTCGCGCAGATCATCGAGTCCGCGCTCGCCCCCACCGGATACACCCCGGTGCTGTGCACGCAGACCCCCGGCGGCGTCCGCGAGGACGAGTACGTGGAGATGCTGCTGGACCGCCAGGTCTCCGGCATCATCTTCGTCTCCGGCCTGCACGCCGACACCGCCGCCGACCACGACCGGTACCGCGCGCTGACCGCCCGGCCGCTGCCGGTGGTCATGATCAACGGGTACGCCTCGGGCATCCAGGCGCCCTTCGTCTCCTGCGACGACCGCGAGGCCGCCGAGCTGGCCGTCGCACACCTGGCCGCCCTGGGGCACCGGCGGATCGGCCTGATCACCGGCCCGGACCGGTTCGTCCCCGTGCAGCGCAAGGTCACCGGCTACAAGGCCGCGATGAAGCGCCTCGACGTGTCCGACGCCGAGCTGGCCGAGCTGACCGAGCTCTCCCTCTTCGGGGTGGAGGGCGGCGAGGCCGCCGCCGCGCGGCTGCTCGACCGCGGCGTCACCGGCATCGTCTGCGGCTCCGACCTGATGGCGCTCGGCGCGATCCGGGCCGCCCGGCAGCGGGGCCTGTCCGTTCCGGACGACCTGTCCGTCGTCGGGTACGACGACTCCCCGCTGATGGCGTTCACCGACCCCCCGCTGACCACCATGCGCCAGCCGGTGGCCGCGATGGCGGTGGCCGCCGTGCGGGCCATGGTCGACGAGATCAACGGGCACGCCGCACCCCACTCGGAGTACCTGTTCCGCCCCGAGCTGGTGGTCCGCGGCTCGACCGCCGTGGCCCGGACGGCCTCCGCCGACGGCCCCAAGCGGCAACGCCCGGCGCCGTCCGCCCTCGCCGTCTCGGCCTGACCTGTCACCCTCCCGGCCGGACCGTTCAGCACGGTCCGGCCGTCGCCGTGCCGTCGGCTCGCCGCCGGCCCATGGTGCGACGTGATCGCCGTCATCTCTTGCGCAAGGAATGCTTGACTCTTGCAGTCGGAGAGCGGCACCCTTGACGGACGTCCGCGCTCCCATGCCCCCGCGCGGACCCCGCCGTCCCGCGCCACAGAACGGGGAACTCCTCGATGACCCCCAGCAACCCCACGCCGCTGACCTCCGACGACGACTGGTGGCGCTCCGCGGTCGTCTACCAGGTCTACGTCCGCAGCTTCGCCGACTCCGACGGCGACGGAATCGGCGACCTGCAGGGCATCCGGCAGCGCCTGCCGTACCTGCGCGACCTCGGGGTGGACGCGCTCTGGCTGACGCCCTTCTACACCTCGCCGATGGTCGACGGCGGGTACGACGTCGCCGACTACCGGGACGTCGACCCGATGTTCGGCACCCTCACCGACTTCGACGAGATGATCGCCGACGCCCACACGCTGGGCCTGCGGATCATCGTCGACCTGGTTCCGAACCACACCTCCAGCCAGCACGTCTGGTTCCAGGCCGCGCTGGCCGCCGGTCCCGGCTCCCCGGAACGCGAGCGCTACCTGTTCGCCGAGGGCAGGGGCGAGCACGGCGAGCTGCCCCCGAACGACTGGGAGAGCATCTTCGGCGGCCCCGCCTGGACGCGGGTCGCGGACGGCCAGTGGTACGTGCACCTGTTCGACCCGGCCCAGCCCGACCTGAACTGGCGCCACCCGGAGGTCCGCGCCGAGTTCGAGGACGTGCTCCGGTTCTGGCTGGACCGCGGGGTCGACGGCTTCCGGATCGACGTCGCCCACGGGATGATCAAGGCCGAAGGGCTACCGGACGTCGGGTTCAGCAGCATGACCACCGGCCAGCGTCAGGTCGAGCTGCTCGGCAAGGGCCGCCTGCCGTACTTCGAC
This region includes:
- a CDS encoding TetR/AcrR family transcriptional regulator, yielding MPRVSEQHLAARRRQIVDAARRCFVRDGFHRTTMQDVIAEAGLSVGAVYRYFPSKADLINAIAEEAVGGVGEILADLIRRDPPPPLLDALDRALEYVETQMGDDGVVRIAIQVWGEAQREPALAAFVARTYDGIRSNFETLARRAQRTGEVPPDADPEAVGAALFALVPGWFLQCILTGRPDRATYLAGVRALLRPGG
- a CDS encoding sugar ABC transporter permease, whose protein sequence is MTQLTTPAAATPAAAAHTRSPGRPGRTRRSPAKSLLLHGTLILASLIAIGPIAWVLLSSFKPGYAVQSSDLTLVKEPTLANYSYVLFDTNFPKWLLNSVIVAAFTMLIGIFLSATTGYAVSRFNFPGRRSLMLVFLVTQMFPAAILIVPIYTIMARLGLINTLPALIIAYLTIAVPFCAWMLKGYFDSIPTSLDEAAALDGCGPFAIFWKVVLPLARPAIAVTAFYTFLTAWGEVMYASAFIQTDNKFTLAYGLQQFVPQFNPQWEYLTAAAVLVTVPAGLVFMFAQRHLVSGLTAGGTKG
- a CDS encoding carbohydrate ABC transporter permease — translated: MRTVTAEPAPASAPSGRRSAPPSRLRRSWDKHWYAWAMVLPVVIVLAVLIFYPLFRGVWLSLTNLTEANQVAEICTRSITGSEVCKDNPNKWEFVGLDNYVNVLSGNVGQFWQWTGITLIWTVGCVVFHYGLGLGLAVMLNRPMWGRGLYRVLLVLPWAVPAFVSAFAWKFIFNERFGLANSVLSSLGIDPVDWFSNQWTSLFTAIVTNIWLGVPFMMVALLGGMQTIPGELYEAAEIDGASPWQRFRNITLPGLRSVSMTVILLGTIWTFNMFPIIFLVTEGQPAGETEILVTGAFRAAFEGIRNYSLASTYGVLILSILLVFSVFYRRVLRKQGEVW
- a CDS encoding extracellular solute-binding protein, with the translated sequence MRRTAKGIAVLASTTLALALAACGGEDKKTEEQPKADPAALKAELTWWDTSDPKNEGPAFQELIAKFNQTYPNVKINYQSVPFGEAQNKFKTAAQAKTGAPDILRAEVAWVPEFASLGHLYALDGSELLADESDFLETPLASNKYDGKTYGVPQVTDTLSLMYNKELLTKAGISTPPKTWAELKTAAQTIKQKTDAEGLYVNPAGYFMLPFMYGEGGDLVDVQSKKITVSSDQNVAGLKIAKDLIDSGAAAKPSANDSYGTMMTLFKEKKVAMIINGPWEVNNVKSAPTFGGLENLGIAPVPGGSAKAGGPVGGHNYTIWSGMPQEKVDAAVAFVKFMSSAESQAFLSEKLGLLPTRKSAYNLDAVKNNPIVAAYQPAVEAAIGRPWIPEAGQFFGPLDQMATEVLIQNKDPKAALDTVAKKYKAEVVTSYGL
- a CDS encoding LacI family DNA-binding transcriptional regulator — translated: MRARLSDIAQQAEVSEATVSRVLNDRPGVAPETRQAVLTALDVLGYERPARLRKRSAGLVGLVVPELDNPIFPAFAQIIESALAPTGYTPVLCTQTPGGVREDEYVEMLLDRQVSGIIFVSGLHADTAADHDRYRALTARPLPVVMINGYASGIQAPFVSCDDREAAELAVAHLAALGHRRIGLITGPDRFVPVQRKVTGYKAAMKRLDVSDAELAELTELSLFGVEGGEAAAARLLDRGVTGIVCGSDLMALGAIRAARQRGLSVPDDLSVVGYDDSPLMAFTDPPLTTMRQPVAAMAVAAVRAMVDEINGHAAPHSEYLFRPELVVRGSTAVARTASADGPKRQRPAPSALAVSA